A portion of the Acidihalobacter yilgarnensis genome contains these proteins:
- a CDS encoding sulfite exporter TauE/SafE family protein yields the protein MDLSPPMIAAIALVLVCGGFIKGAIGIGMPVFVVSVLGGFLTPHTIIAILLVPIVVANLWQCLSSDHLRWALARFWPLILAFGIGTVIGAQLLVSVPTRGLFVLLGCVVLGFCLTSWLNPHLHLPSQYERGAGPGVGLFAGVLNGVSLINGPPLILYLVALKLDRERFIGAYGLIALCGSIPLSASLIGLGIVSVPQLWGSTLALIPTLFGIAVGQWLRQRIDQARFRQLLLVALVFLGTNLLRRGLMG from the coding sequence ATGGATCTGTCGCCCCCTATGATCGCCGCAATCGCCTTGGTGCTCGTCTGTGGCGGCTTCATTAAAGGGGCGATTGGCATCGGCATGCCGGTGTTCGTGGTTTCGGTTCTCGGTGGCTTCCTGACACCCCATACAATCATCGCGATTCTGCTCGTACCTATCGTGGTGGCCAATCTCTGGCAATGCCTGAGTAGCGATCACCTGCGCTGGGCTCTTGCGCGATTTTGGCCACTCATACTGGCATTCGGTATCGGCACCGTCATCGGGGCGCAGTTGTTGGTGAGTGTGCCGACTCGCGGCTTGTTTGTGTTGCTGGGATGTGTGGTGCTGGGCTTTTGTCTGACATCATGGCTGAATCCACATCTACACCTTCCATCTCAATATGAGCGCGGGGCAGGGCCGGGCGTCGGGCTGTTTGCCGGCGTTCTCAACGGCGTTTCACTGATCAACGGGCCCCCGCTGATTTTGTACCTGGTCGCGCTCAAGCTCGATCGCGAACGCTTCATCGGCGCCTATGGATTGATTGCACTTTGCGGATCGATTCCGCTGAGTGCCTCGTTGATCGGTCTGGGCATAGTCTCTGTCCCGCAGTTATGGGGATCAACGCTGGCATTGATACCAACACTGTTCGGCATTGCCGTGGGTCAGTGGCTACGCCAGCGTATCGATCAAGCGCGTTTCCGCCAGCTGCTCCTCGTAGCGTTGGTCTTTCTGGGCACTAATCTACTCAGACGTGGATTAATGGGCTGA
- a CDS encoding hemerythrin domain-containing protein, protein MTHFDQAFLGEHREMETRLKNVGQHAAQGEWRMAASVVESQKAHLLHHIDVEERVVYPAFESQTDDEGRRTLAFLRKRHLELPVFFDELADAIADHDEESLNDTLETLLRIIADHHQTEEKDVFPYFEPTAPLETVGIDAARALEEGR, encoded by the coding sequence ATGACACATTTCGATCAGGCTTTTTTGGGTGAACATCGGGAGATGGAAACGCGGCTCAAAAACGTCGGCCAACACGCGGCGCAAGGTGAATGGCGTATGGCTGCAAGTGTGGTCGAATCCCAGAAGGCCCATCTGCTACATCATATCGATGTGGAGGAACGTGTAGTTTACCCAGCATTCGAGTCTCAGACCGATGATGAGGGTCGGCGCACCTTGGCTTTTTTGCGCAAACGGCATCTTGAGTTGCCGGTGTTTTTCGATGAATTGGCGGATGCGATAGCCGATCACGACGAAGAATCCCTCAACGACACCCTGGAAACGCTGCTGCGGATCATCGCGGATCATCACCAAACCGAGGAAAAGGATGTGTTTCCCTACTTCGAACCCACCGCACCTTTGGAGACTGTCGGCATAGATGCCGCCCGTGCGCTGGAGGAAGGCAGATGA
- a CDS encoding thioredoxin family protein gives MKVQLLVSQWCPSCPQAERVWTQVAKEHDNVDYEVLDVGIRPGRDIVANLMIRSIPATVIEGKLYGVGVPSVAEAKAFLQSASLVGTAGTAKTG, from the coding sequence ATGAAAGTACAGTTATTGGTTTCGCAATGGTGCCCGAGCTGCCCACAGGCAGAACGAGTCTGGACACAAGTTGCCAAGGAACATGACAACGTGGATTACGAGGTTTTGGATGTCGGCATCAGGCCAGGTCGGGACATCGTAGCCAACCTGATGATACGCAGCATACCGGCCACCGTGATCGAGGGTAAATTGTACGGGGTAGGTGTTCCTAGCGTGGCCGAAGCCAAGGCGTTCCTACAAAGCGCCTCGCTTGTTGGCACTGCGGGCACAGCAAAAACGGGGTGA
- a CDS encoding glycine cleavage system protein H produces MSTYHGCELPEDLYYDLDYVWVRAEADGSLTVGITDPAQTFAGRILRARIKKPGTTLLAGRHVATLESGKWAGGVPIPFEARVLERNEAVLEDGHLINIDPYRDAWIARLEPIAGAEEALTSLHTGEEAQAALRVWIERYDIQCLRCSS; encoded by the coding sequence ATGAGCACCTACCACGGCTGCGAATTACCGGAAGATCTGTATTACGATCTGGATTATGTATGGGTGCGCGCTGAGGCCGATGGCAGTTTGACGGTTGGCATCACCGACCCTGCACAGACTTTTGCCGGGCGTATTTTACGCGCGCGGATCAAGAAACCAGGCACTACCCTGCTGGCTGGGCGGCACGTTGCCACGCTGGAAAGTGGCAAATGGGCTGGCGGCGTACCAATTCCATTCGAGGCGCGTGTCCTGGAACGCAATGAGGCGGTACTGGAAGACGGCCATTTGATCAATATCGATCCCTACCGTGACGCTTGGATCGCACGCCTAGAGCCGATTGCTGGGGCGGAGGAAGCGCTGACAAGCCTGCATACCGGCGAGGAAGCGCAGGCGGCGCTTAGGGTTTGGATAGAAAGGTATGATATTCAGTGTCTTAGATGTTCTAGTTGA
- a CDS encoding VC1465 family Xer recombination activation factor, with translation MNKAPNADQIHHQRRLTAGLSEEQAAQIAGVSLRTWRRWERGESPMPTSAWQWFRTVTDGLPLVKDWEGWGFKDGKLWSPENEGFTPGQIRSLTYLQALSKAKTGQHHFQPSDVLGGIDERLANHLKLLGKLDLIGLLLSLTYSEHLKHHPQSSEQIGQGLRYLIAGVQQFQQQQVRIPTTEART, from the coding sequence ATGAATAAGGCGCCCAATGCCGACCAAATCCACCATCAAAGGCGCCTCACAGCCGGTTTAAGCGAAGAACAGGCCGCCCAGATAGCCGGAGTCAGTTTGCGCACGTGGCGGCGCTGGGAGCGCGGAGAAAGCCCCATGCCGACGTCTGCATGGCAATGGTTCCGCACCGTCACCGACGGCCTACCACTGGTCAAGGACTGGGAAGGCTGGGGGTTCAAGGACGGCAAGCTGTGGTCTCCGGAGAACGAGGGGTTCACACCCGGCCAGATCCGCTCTCTGACGTATCTGCAAGCCCTGAGCAAGGCCAAGACCGGACAACACCACTTCCAGCCCTCGGACGTCTTGGGCGGCATCGACGAACGCCTGGCCAACCACCTCAAGCTGCTGGGCAAGCTCGACCTGATCGGACTGCTGCTCTCGCTGACCTACAGCGAACACCTCAAGCACCACCCACAGAGCAGCGAGCAGATCGGGCAGGGGCTGCGCTACCTGATCGCGGGTGTGCAGCAGTTCCAGCAGCAGCAAGTCAGGATACCGACGACGGAGGCACGGACATGA